Proteins from a genomic interval of Agromyces sp. Leaf222:
- a CDS encoding YciI family protein, with the protein MRYLCMMKSTDENGQTPPAMYEAMAEYDRWGREAGVLIDSQGLLPSSAGAIVSLADGAIKAVDGPFTEAKELVGGYAIVEVRTHEEALELARRLMQIHVDNWPGFVGSVEIRQIAEY; encoded by the coding sequence ATGCGTTACCTGTGCATGATGAAGTCGACCGACGAGAACGGCCAGACGCCGCCCGCGATGTACGAGGCCATGGCCGAGTACGACCGCTGGGGCCGCGAGGCCGGGGTGCTCATCGACAGCCAGGGCCTGCTGCCGAGTTCGGCCGGCGCGATCGTCTCGCTCGCCGACGGCGCCATCAAGGCCGTCGACGGCCCGTTCACCGAGGCGAAGGAACTCGTCGGCGGCTACGCGATCGTCGAGGTGCGCACGCACGAGGAGGCGCTCGAACTGGCGCGGCGGCTCATGCAGATCCACGTCGACAACTGGCCCGGCTTCGTCGGCAGCGTCGAGATCCGGCAGATCGCGGAGTACTGA